The genomic stretch GATTTTGATATTATTATTTTTCATGAAATTATAATGTAATAATGCTGTACCTAGGTTACCTACACCGATTAGTGCAACATTTGTCTGTTTGTCCTGGCTAAGTGTTTTGCTGAAAAAGTCGAGTATGTAAGAAACGTTATACCCGTATCCTTTCTTACCTAATGCGCCAAAGTACGAAAAATCACGTCGAATAGTCGCTGAATCAACTTTCACCGCTTCACTTAATTCCGCAGATGATACTCGTTCCTTACCTGACTCATCTAAGTATTTCAAGTAACGATGATATAATGGTAAGCGTTTTGCTGTCGCTTGTGGAATTTTAGTTGTTTCCTCCATCATGCCTTCTGTCCCTTCTTCTTTTAATTTTTTCTGAAGTTGAAGCTATTGTGAACTGTACTTCCTTTCACATGCTTGCTTATATACTATAAACATTTCACAAGGAATGCACAAACTTTTTGCTCATATCTTTCAAGTAAGGTTTTGTCCCGCAAAATATCCGGTACAGTCCTCTTTTTATATTCTACGCTAAAATCACAAATAATGCGAGTGTTTTCACAATCTTTTTTATTCAAGCTGTCTTGGCTATCTCATTGCGATTACTTAGCTTTTAAGATAAACTAGTAGGGAGAACGTTCGAGGAGAGAGATTATGATATTATTACAAGTTCAGCAAATTTCTAAATTCTTCGGTGCAGAAGTTATTTTAGATAATATTAAATTAGAAGTTAAAACAGGTGACCGAATCGCTCTAGTTGGGCGAAATGGTGCAGGAAAATCCACTTTACTTAAAATTATCGCCGGCAAAATGAGTTATGATGGCGGAACTATTTCCAAACCAAAAAGTGTGGAAATTGGCTATTTGGCTCAAAATACCGGGCTAGAATCTTCTAAAACCATTTGGGATGAAATGCTTAGTGTATTCGATTCACTGCGCAGAATGGAAGCTGATTTGCGCAAAATGGAGCTTCGTCTCGGTGAACCGGAACTCTATAATGATCCAGAAAAATACCAAGCACTGATGACGGATTATGATACGTTACAACATACTTTTAAAGAAAGTGGCGGCTATACTTACGAAGCAGAAATCCGTTCTGTTTTAAATGGATTGCGTTTTTATCCAGAAGATTATGAAGTAGAAATCGCTTCTCTAAGTGGTGGCCAAAAAACGCGGCTTGCTTTAGCCAAATTACTGCTTGCTAAACAAGATATTCTTGTTCTTGATGAGCCCACCAACCATTTAGATATCGAAACACTAGCGTGGCTCGAGACCTATTTACAAAATTATCATGGTTCGTTACTCATCGTATCCCATGACCGCTACTTCCTTGATAAAGTCGTGAATCAAGTATACGAAATCAGCCGAACCAAAATTGATCACTACAAAGGAAATTACAGTTCATTCGTTAATCAAAAACAAGCGAAACTAGAACAAATGTGGAAAGAGTTCGATAAACAACAAAAACAGATTGCCAAACTAGAAGATTTTGTTGCTAGAAATATTGTCCGCGCATCGACAACAAAACGAGCTCAGAGTAGAAGAAAACAATTAGAAAAAATGGATGTGCTTGGTCGCCCGCAAGGTGATGAAAAAGCAGCGCATTTTGGTTTCCAATTTGAAAAACAAACAGGTAAAGATGTTTTAATGGTAGATCAGCTAAGCATTGGTTACGCAAAAGATAAGCGCATTGCTTCCAACCTAACGTTCGAAATGAAACGCCAAGATAGTCTCGCGCTCGTTGGTCCAAACGGAATCGGCAAATCAACTCTACTTAAAACGCTTATTCGTGATATCCCAGCTTTAAGTGGCGAATTCCACTTCGGTGCTGGCGTGAAAATTGGCTACTACGATCAAGAACAAGCCAAACTGACATCCAACAAAACTGTTTTAATGGAGCTATGGGATGATTATCCAGAGTTGAATGAAGTAAACGTTCGTACAACACTTGGTAATTTCCTTTTTTCAGATGATGATGTATTAAAAAATGTCCAGTCTTTAAGTGGTGGCGAAAAAGCGCGACTTGCCCTTGCTAAGCTCACTTTACTTGAAGCCAATGTCCTTATTCTCGAT from Listeria monocytogenes ATCC 19117 encodes the following:
- a CDS encoding redox-sensing transcriptional repressor Rex, translating into MMEETTKIPQATAKRLPLYHRYLKYLDESGKERVSSAELSEAVKVDSATIRRDFSYFGALGKKGYGYNVSYILDFFSKTLSQDKQTNVALIGVGNLGTALLHYNFMKNNNIKIVAAFDVDPAKVGSVQQDIPIYHLNDMEEIVRENGVEVVILTVPADEAQVTVDRLIEADVKGILNFTPARISVPKQVRVHHIDLTTELQTLIYFLENYPAKTE
- a CDS encoding ABC-F family ATP-binding cassette domain-containing protein — its product is MILLQVQQISKFFGAEVILDNIKLEVKTGDRIALVGRNGAGKSTLLKIIAGKMSYDGGTISKPKSVEIGYLAQNTGLESSKTIWDEMLSVFDSLRRMEADLRKMELRLGEPELYNDPEKYQALMTDYDTLQHTFKESGGYTYEAEIRSVLNGLRFYPEDYEVEIASLSGGQKTRLALAKLLLAKQDILVLDEPTNHLDIETLAWLETYLQNYHGSLLIVSHDRYFLDKVVNQVYEISRTKIDHYKGNYSSFVNQKQAKLEQMWKEFDKQQKQIAKLEDFVARNIVRASTTKRAQSRRKQLEKMDVLGRPQGDEKAAHFGFQFEKQTGKDVLMVDQLSIGYAKDKRIASNLTFEMKRQDSLALVGPNGIGKSTLLKTLIRDIPALSGEFHFGAGVKIGYYDQEQAKLTSNKTVLMELWDDYPELNEVNVRTTLGNFLFSDDDVLKNVQSLSGGEKARLALAKLTLLEANVLILDEPTNHLDIESKEVLEAALIDFEGTILFVSHDRYFINRIASKIVELAPEKATVFLGDYDYYQEKLAEEKELARLDAEDRRKKGEQVEATSSVRKLNYQEEKEQQKLLRQRKRKLEEVEKSMEATDEKIAELELQLTNPEVFQDHEKALEITQELDAVKADGEKLMEEWEQISEELESM